The following coding sequences lie in one bacterium genomic window:
- a CDS encoding metallophosphoesterase codes for MTRLRPAIHRLALAVCLVLAAGLAAVSAPARESSPGVWAGASRIVAVGDIHGAYDTLVLLLRRAGLVDESLHWTGGDAHLVIMGDVVDRGPADRKALDLLRRLADEAAAAGGRVHQLLGNHEVMNLVRDFRYVGDAGFAAFAAEEDPADRARALEAFRANRAKNGNGNGNGAGNGNGNHGGNAAAGGAANHGVNGNGTAGGGAAGNHGGNGVFENGALDQSLFDTLYPPGYFGRLRAFGPGGAYAEWLLSRPTAVMIDGYVFVHGGLSEDLAAGGIDAVNAAVRQEVRDIWRLRDVFERAPGAFPFLNFEELQRAGLAVQRHGASGPMAEDLDRAALDLSKVLQGPAFATDGPLWYRAQSMDNETLEWDALGERLAALGAKVVVVGHSPTRSRALSVRFNGRLIRTDVGLYSTHAPVELLIDSDGPRELDGLSGQTAALRGEPPQGERGASGMAELPDAQMEQFLELADIVASRPLGAGGSRPRILELSRDRLRLRAVLKTVDDTAPGRGGGPTPAPRRPNRHQNEIAAYRLDRMLDLRMIPVAVLRRIDDRWGSVQIWVEAAVNRRAMSLYNLAPRDSAEVERQLRRAKIFDALIGLEQRDDSDVLVLLNDSRVFLVDQAQAFAPDADAAAILGDGPCALDEPLRAALKRLARGALRAQLEPLLSKEQIDAVLKRRDAILAKCGPATPP; via the coding sequence GTGACGCGTCTCCGGCCTGCCATTCATCGGCTCGCGTTGGCCGTCTGCCTCGTTCTCGCGGCGGGCTTGGCCGCGGTCTCCGCGCCCGCGCGCGAAAGCTCGCCGGGGGTCTGGGCCGGGGCGTCGCGGATCGTCGCCGTCGGCGACATCCACGGCGCGTACGACACGCTCGTCCTCCTGTTGCGCCGCGCGGGGCTCGTGGACGAATCGCTGCACTGGACCGGCGGCGACGCGCACCTCGTGATCATGGGCGACGTCGTGGACCGCGGGCCGGCCGACCGGAAGGCGCTCGATCTCCTGCGGCGGCTGGCCGACGAGGCGGCGGCCGCGGGGGGACGGGTGCACCAACTGCTCGGCAACCACGAGGTGATGAACCTCGTGCGCGACTTCCGGTACGTCGGCGATGCGGGGTTCGCCGCGTTCGCCGCGGAGGAGGATCCGGCCGACCGCGCGCGGGCGCTCGAGGCCTTCCGGGCGAACCGGGCCAAGAACGGCAACGGCAACGGGAACGGCGCGGGGAACGGCAACGGAAATCACGGCGGGAACGCGGCCGCGGGCGGCGCCGCGAATCACGGCGTCAACGGGAACGGAACCGCGGGCGGCGGCGCGGCCGGCAACCACGGCGGCAACGGCGTCTTCGAGAACGGCGCGCTGGACCAGTCGCTCTTCGACACGCTCTATCCCCCCGGCTACTTCGGCCGCCTGCGCGCGTTCGGCCCGGGCGGCGCCTACGCGGAGTGGCTGCTCTCGCGCCCCACGGCGGTGATGATCGACGGCTACGTCTTCGTCCACGGCGGGCTTTCGGAGGACCTCGCGGCGGGCGGAATCGACGCCGTCAACGCCGCGGTGCGGCAGGAAGTGCGGGACATCTGGCGGCTGCGGGACGTCTTCGAGCGGGCGCCGGGCGCGTTCCCCTTTCTGAACTTCGAAGAGCTGCAGCGGGCCGGGCTCGCCGTGCAGCGGCACGGCGCGTCGGGGCCGATGGCCGAGGACTTGGATCGGGCGGCGCTCGATCTGAGCAAGGTCCTCCAAGGTCCGGCGTTCGCGACCGACGGCCCCCTGTGGTACCGCGCGCAGTCGATGGACAACGAGACGCTGGAGTGGGACGCGCTCGGCGAGCGCCTGGCCGCGCTCGGCGCGAAGGTCGTCGTCGTCGGGCACTCGCCGACGCGCAGCCGCGCGCTGTCCGTGCGGTTCAACGGCCGCCTGATCCGCACCGACGTCGGCCTGTACTCGACGCACGCGCCGGTGGAGCTGTTGATCGATTCCGACGGTCCGCGGGAGCTGGACGGGCTGTCGGGGCAGACGGCCGCGCTGCGCGGCGAGCCGCCGCAGGGCGAGCGCGGGGCGAGCGGCATGGCGGAACTCCCCGACGCCCAGATGGAGCAATTCCTCGAACTGGCCGACATCGTCGCGTCGCGGCCGCTCGGCGCCGGCGGATCCCGTCCGCGGATCCTCGAGCTGTCGCGCGACCGGCTGCGGCTGCGCGCCGTGCTGAAGACGGTGGACGACACGGCGCCGGGGCGGGGCGGCGGGCCGACGCCGGCGCCGCGCCGGCCGAACCGGCACCAGAACGAAATCGCCGCCTACCGGCTCGACCGGATGCTCGACCTGCGGATGATCCCGGTGGCGGTCCTGCGCCGGATCGACGACCGCTGGGGTTCGGTGCAGATCTGGGTCGAGGCGGCGGTGAACCGGCGCGCGATGAGCCTCTACAACCTTGCGCCGCGCGACTCGGCCGAGGTCGAGCGCCAGCTCCGCCGCGCGAAGATCTTCGACGCGCTGATCGGTCTCGAGCAGCGGGACGATTCCGACGTCCTCGTCCTGCTCAACGACAGCCGGGTGTTCCTCGTCGATCAGGCGCAGGCGTTCGCGCCCGACGCCGACGCCGCGGCGATCCTCGGCGACGGGCCGTGCGCGCTCGACGAGCCGCTGCGCGCCGCGCTGAAGCGGCTGGCCCGCGGGGCGCTCCGCGCGCAGCTCGAACCGCTGCTCTCGAAGGAGCAGATCGACGCGGTGCTCAAGCGGCGGGACGCGATCCTCGCCAAGTGCGGTCCCGCGACGCCTCCCTGA
- a CDS encoding DUF2157 domain-containing protein encodes MSNRHSEWLAREIPQWVADGLIDADQGARIAARYPAPESRDLRRLQTLIFGAVGAVLVAAGVVLLVAHDWAAWPPAVRVAVAIGQLLAFQAAAAWALFRRRESTVWREAAATCLAASFVAAFTLVTLTYPISDDARAFFLVCGLLVAPLSYVFDAQAPAAAAAFFFAAVAGANPDSAVPCWTFWIGVALLAPKVWLLARDPDREWRLLSVFLAGCLFIGGCISLDGAQPARAWMIYLGGALAATAALGGKAAAADAGAWRRPPAALARWSIPGFALIYTFEAPWRVSKSGLDGLDAAGAVGLAAGAAGAIAALLLARKSGLRERVLAAFGVVAAAAVLLAASPAPAQQLLLDLFLAALAAAAIVEGIRAARFGATNYGLCVAVALAGARFFDSDLSFLARGLLFISAGAGVVAANWVVASRRRGEGP; translated from the coding sequence GTGTCCAATCGGCACTCGGAATGGCTGGCCCGCGAGATCCCGCAATGGGTCGCCGACGGGCTTATCGACGCGGATCAGGGCGCGCGGATCGCCGCGCGCTATCCCGCGCCGGAGAGCCGCGATCTCCGCCGGCTGCAAACGCTGATCTTCGGCGCCGTCGGCGCGGTTCTCGTCGCCGCGGGCGTCGTGCTGCTGGTGGCCCACGACTGGGCCGCGTGGCCGCCCGCCGTGCGGGTCGCCGTCGCGATCGGTCAGCTCCTCGCCTTCCAGGCGGCCGCGGCGTGGGCGCTGTTTCGGCGCCGCGAATCGACGGTCTGGCGCGAGGCGGCGGCGACGTGCCTCGCCGCGTCGTTCGTCGCCGCCTTCACGCTCGTCACGCTGACCTACCCGATCTCCGACGACGCGCGGGCCTTCTTTCTGGTTTGCGGACTGCTCGTCGCGCCGCTGTCGTACGTTTTCGACGCGCAGGCGCCGGCGGCGGCCGCCGCCTTCTTCTTCGCCGCCGTCGCCGGCGCCAATCCCGACTCCGCCGTGCCGTGTTGGACGTTCTGGATCGGCGTCGCGCTGCTGGCCCCGAAGGTCTGGCTTCTCGCGCGCGATCCGGACCGAGAGTGGCGGCTGCTGTCCGTGTTCCTCGCCGGGTGTTTGTTCATCGGCGGGTGCATCTCTCTCGACGGCGCGCAGCCGGCGAGAGCGTGGATGATCTACCTCGGCGGCGCCCTCGCGGCGACGGCGGCGCTGGGCGGCAAAGCCGCCGCGGCCGACGCGGGCGCATGGCGCCGTCCGCCCGCGGCGCTGGCGCGCTGGAGCATTCCGGGGTTCGCCCTGATCTACACGTTCGAAGCGCCGTGGCGCGTCTCCAAGTCGGGCCTCGACGGACTGGACGCGGCGGGCGCGGTCGGCCTCGCGGCGGGAGCGGCCGGCGCGATCGCCGCGCTTCTGCTGGCGCGGAAGAGCGGCCTGCGCGAGCGCGTTCTCGCGGCGTTCGGCGTCGTGGCGGCCGCAGCCGTGCTGCTCGCGGCCAGCCCCGCGCCGGCCCAGCAGTTGCTGCTCGACCTCTTCCTCGCCGCCCTCGCCGCCGCGGCCATCGTCGAGGGAATCCGCGCCGCGCGTTTCGGCGCGACCAACTACGGGCTGTGCGTCGCGGTGGCCCTCGCCGGAGCGCGCTTCTTCGACTCGGACCTCTCGTTCCTCGCGCGCGGCCTGCTGTTCATCTCGGCCGGCGCGGGCGTCGTCGCGGCCAACTGGGTGGTGGCGAGCCGCCGCCGAGGCGAAGGGCCATGA
- a CDS encoding ATP-binding cassette domain-containing protein, producing the protein MLTLDGVGRTVLGRTLFQGITWTIHPGDRVGLVGPNGCGKTSLLRIVAGIDEPDEGRVSRSAGLRIAYLPQEVETEVGSDAPLIEAALAGAGEIRELGDDCRRLADEMAAAAADPADAERLARLSDVYGERRALFEWFGGDQLEARAKAVLGGLGFGPDDFDRPVRTFSGGWRMRAVMARLLLSGADLLLLDEPTNHLDLDALQWLETTLSQSPAAIVVVSHDRVFLDRVVKRVADLLRSRVRFTPGGYTAWAKAREEERRLVERRDEQLKRDEARLDEFVERFRYKATKAAAAQDKLRLLEDVRAERARLQADHQRSWSFRWPDPPPTHEVLMRLDGATKRYGEHVVLDGVSLEVRRGQRVALMGPNGAGKTTLLRLLSGELRPEAGRRETAPGLLVGVFAQHQLEALDPAATVFEEASRGAYGRLPEDVRRALGTLGLSDLHIDRAVRTLSGGERARLALARLLLRPASLLLLDEPTNHLDLPLREGLEEALAAWPGTLVVVSHDRAFLDKLTTTTLAVQDGAVEAIDGGWQGWLAWRAAKAALAAGKTVDGPANERSREGRRARAEALQERSRRLRPLRERVRLLESEVERAETRLGEVDALLGDPNVHSDGVRMRDLARERESLDGDLARLYAEWEDAAAALAEAENDAS; encoded by the coding sequence ATGCTGACCCTCGACGGAGTCGGCCGCACGGTCCTGGGACGGACGCTCTTCCAAGGCATCACCTGGACGATCCATCCCGGCGACCGGGTGGGGCTTGTCGGCCCCAACGGCTGCGGCAAGACATCGCTGCTGCGCATCGTCGCCGGCATCGACGAGCCGGACGAGGGACGCGTGTCCCGTTCCGCGGGGCTGCGCATCGCCTACCTGCCGCAGGAGGTCGAGACGGAGGTCGGGAGCGACGCCCCGCTGATCGAGGCGGCGCTGGCCGGGGCGGGGGAGATCCGCGAACTCGGCGACGACTGCCGCCGCCTCGCCGACGAGATGGCCGCGGCCGCGGCCGATCCCGCGGACGCCGAGCGGCTCGCGCGCCTCTCCGACGTCTACGGCGAGCGCCGCGCCCTCTTCGAGTGGTTCGGCGGCGACCAGCTCGAGGCGCGCGCCAAGGCGGTCCTCGGCGGGCTCGGCTTCGGCCCCGACGACTTCGACCGACCGGTGCGGACCTTCTCCGGCGGCTGGCGGATGCGCGCGGTGATGGCCCGCCTGCTCCTCTCCGGCGCCGACCTGCTGCTGCTCGACGAGCCGACGAACCACCTGGATCTCGACGCGCTGCAGTGGCTGGAGACGACGCTCTCCCAGAGCCCGGCGGCGATCGTCGTCGTCTCGCACGACCGCGTCTTCCTCGACCGCGTGGTGAAGCGGGTCGCCGACCTGCTCCGCTCGCGCGTCCGCTTCACGCCCGGCGGCTACACGGCCTGGGCGAAGGCGCGCGAGGAGGAGCGGCGGCTGGTGGAGCGGCGCGACGAGCAGCTCAAGCGGGACGAGGCGCGGCTCGACGAGTTCGTGGAGCGGTTCCGCTACAAGGCGACCAAGGCCGCCGCGGCGCAGGACAAGCTGCGGCTGCTCGAGGACGTCCGCGCCGAGCGGGCGCGGCTGCAGGCCGACCATCAGCGCTCGTGGAGCTTCCGCTGGCCCGACCCGCCGCCGACGCACGAGGTGCTGATGCGGCTCGACGGCGCGACGAAGCGCTACGGCGAGCACGTCGTGCTCGACGGCGTGTCGCTCGAGGTGCGGCGCGGCCAGCGGGTCGCGCTGATGGGGCCGAACGGCGCGGGCAAGACGACGCTGCTGCGCCTGCTCTCCGGCGAGCTGCGGCCCGAGGCGGGGCGGCGCGAGACGGCGCCCGGGCTGCTCGTCGGCGTCTTCGCGCAGCACCAGCTCGAGGCGCTCGATCCGGCGGCGACCGTCTTCGAGGAGGCGTCGCGCGGCGCCTACGGCCGCCTGCCGGAGGACGTGCGGCGCGCGCTGGGCACGCTCGGGCTCTCCGACCTGCACATCGACCGGGCGGTGCGGACCCTCTCCGGCGGGGAGCGGGCGCGGCTCGCGCTGGCGCGTCTGCTGCTGCGGCCGGCGAGCCTGCTGCTGCTCGACGAGCCGACGAACCACCTGGACCTGCCGCTGCGCGAAGGGCTCGAGGAGGCGCTGGCGGCGTGGCCCGGCACGCTCGTCGTCGTGAGCCACGACCGCGCGTTCCTCGACAAGCTGACGACCACGACGCTCGCCGTGCAGGACGGCGCGGTGGAGGCGATCGACGGCGGCTGGCAGGGCTGGCTGGCGTGGCGCGCGGCCAAGGCCGCGCTCGCCGCGGGGAAGACGGTGGACGGCCCGGCGAACGAGCGCTCGCGGGAGGGGCGCCGCGCGCGGGCGGAGGCGCTGCAGGAGCGGAGCCGGCGGCTGCGTCCGCTGCGCGAGCGGGTGCGGCTTCTGGAGTCGGAGGTCGAACGGGCCGAGACGCGGCTCGGCGAAGTGGACGCGCTGCTCGGCGACCCGAACGTCCATTCCGACGGCGTGCGGATGCGCGACCTCGCGCGCGAGCGGGAGTCGCTCGACGGGGACCTCGCGCGGCTTTACGCGGAATGGGAAGACGCGGCGGCCGCGTTGGCGGAAGCCGAGAACGACGCGTCCTGA
- a CDS encoding LytTR family DNA-binding domain-containing protein, whose translation MKLKAVIVEDEPPARRRLVRLLEETGMIEVAGEADTVRDAVEKIRAIDPEVVFLDIRIPGGDGFDVLRRLEEIPPVIFVTAYDDFAVRAFEEDAVDYLVKPVTAERLKEALERLARRVEGARAPEGLGRMLTRGQGMPPRIVARRRGRIVLLDPGEVSHLTADHTLVFAWKDGQSYLVPRTLQELDEVLTPLGFRRCHRSALVNLRHVTSVRPAESGNFLLDLDDPDKTSVPLSRRRAREIREEVGF comes from the coding sequence ATGAAGCTCAAGGCCGTGATCGTCGAAGACGAGCCGCCCGCACGGCGGCGCTTGGTCCGGCTGCTCGAGGAGACCGGCATGATCGAGGTCGCGGGCGAGGCCGACACGGTGCGCGACGCGGTGGAGAAGATCCGCGCGATCGACCCCGAAGTCGTCTTCCTCGACATCCGCATTCCCGGCGGCGACGGCTTCGACGTCCTGCGCCGGCTCGAGGAAATCCCGCCCGTGATCTTCGTCACCGCGTACGACGACTTCGCCGTGCGGGCGTTCGAGGAGGACGCGGTCGACTACCTCGTCAAGCCGGTGACCGCGGAGCGGCTCAAGGAGGCCTTGGAGCGGCTGGCGCGGCGCGTCGAAGGGGCGCGGGCGCCGGAGGGGCTCGGACGGATGCTGACCCGCGGGCAGGGGATGCCGCCGCGGATCGTCGCCCGGCGCCGCGGCCGGATCGTCCTGCTCGACCCCGGCGAGGTCTCGCACCTCACCGCCGACCACACGCTCGTCTTCGCCTGGAAGGACGGCCAGTCCTACCTCGTGCCGCGGACGCTGCAGGAGCTGGACGAAGTGCTGACGCCGCTCGGCTTCCGCCGCTGCCACCGTTCGGCGCTGGTCAACCTGCGGCACGTCACGTCGGTGCGCCCGGCGGAGTCGGGAAACTTCCTGCTCGACCTCGACGACCCCGACAAGACGTCGGTCCCGCTCAGTCGCCGCAGGGCGCGCGAGATCCGCGAGGAGGTCGGCTTCTGA
- a CDS encoding histidine kinase: protein MSSGGVGSPMPVTGSLADEERRPPVYSVLRYFLLQALIAGGLGGGAGTLVGMLASVLDPPHKFVYPLVAVGALTGLSAGLLATFCGRTVLPRLVGFSLPLRVVIGSLALVGGAFAATGVGFWLFPRYALHAGSSVLLVGAINGLLALIAGLLVFLYEDLNRRLAAAREQLVAERLAQAHAAERAARAELQALQARINPHFFFNALNTAAALIQDDPSAAERLLERFSDLFRYAFRRGGEERVSLEEELSFVADYLAIEKARFGERLVYHVDVAPEVADELVPPLIMQPLVENAVLHGRDPETGQGSVTVRAFRDAARRTLIEVRDEGPGPGEAQRTKPKGHALENIAARLTSARGGRLEIVAAEGGRGTVARVVFPPPATWF, encoded by the coding sequence ATGAGCAGCGGCGGCGTGGGGTCGCCGATGCCGGTGACCGGCAGCCTGGCGGACGAGGAGCGTCGTCCGCCGGTCTATTCGGTGCTGCGCTACTTCCTGCTGCAGGCGCTCATCGCCGGGGGGCTCGGCGGCGGCGCCGGGACGCTGGTCGGGATGCTCGCCTCGGTCCTCGACCCGCCGCACAAGTTCGTCTATCCGCTCGTCGCGGTCGGCGCGCTCACGGGGCTCTCCGCCGGCCTGCTCGCCACGTTCTGCGGCCGGACGGTGCTGCCGCGGCTCGTCGGCTTCAGCCTGCCGCTGCGGGTCGTGATCGGGTCGCTCGCGCTGGTCGGCGGCGCCTTCGCCGCGACGGGGGTCGGCTTCTGGCTCTTCCCGCGCTACGCCCTGCACGCCGGCAGCTCGGTCCTGCTCGTCGGCGCGATCAACGGCCTCCTGGCGCTGATCGCGGGACTGCTCGTCTTCCTCTACGAGGACCTCAACCGGCGGCTCGCCGCGGCGCGCGAGCAGCTCGTCGCCGAGCGCCTCGCGCAGGCGCACGCCGCGGAGCGCGCCGCGCGCGCCGAGCTGCAGGCGCTGCAGGCGCGCATCAACCCGCACTTCTTCTTCAACGCGCTGAACACGGCCGCGGCGTTGATCCAGGACGACCCCTCCGCGGCGGAGCGGCTGCTCGAGCGCTTCTCCGATCTCTTCCGCTACGCCTTCCGGCGCGGCGGCGAGGAGCGGGTCTCGCTCGAAGAGGAGCTCTCGTTCGTCGCCGACTACTTGGCGATCGAGAAGGCGCGCTTCGGCGAGCGGCTCGTCTATCATGTGGACGTCGCGCCCGAGGTCGCCGACGAGCTCGTCCCGCCGCTGATCATGCAGCCGCTGGTCGAGAACGCCGTGCTCCACGGACGCGATCCGGAGACGGGGCAGGGGAGCGTGACGGTCCGGGCCTTCAGGGACGCCGCGCGGCGGACGCTGATCGAGGTCCGCGACGAAGGCCCCGGCCCGGGCGAGGCGCAGCGGACGAAGCCGAAGGGACACGCGCTGGAGAACATCGCCGCGCGGCTCACCTCGGCCCGCGGCGGGCGCCTGGAAATCGTGGCCGCCGAAGGGGGCCGGGGAACGGTCGCGCGGGTCGTTTTCCCGCCGCCGGCGACGTGGTTCTGA